In Candidatus Zixiibacteriota bacterium, one DNA window encodes the following:
- the flgK gene encoding flagellar hook-associated protein FlgK, which translates to MSGIFQGLELAKRALLSQQYALTTTGHNIANADTPGYSRQRVNLVATDPFASTVGRVGTGVRVASVRHLRDLFLTGQYRQGSDQLGRWSTLQSALSEVENIMREPSDQGLNASLSSFFNAWQTLSQNPESSAARASVREQASTLVNAFHQVSNRLTDLQQSLDDSVATHVAAINEAAAGLAQLNREIQRTELGGQTANDLRDRRDQMIDELSRQADVRVIEQSNGITRVFLGTMEIVSQDSSRALGTRTVGTGTSTRTQVVWAGSSIEVTVSGGELAGVIAARDQAIPEYQNMLDQLAGAIVGRVNALHAAGYGLDGSTGNNFFDPTATTAARIALSGGIAGDLNRIAASQSGEVGDNANALAIAGLQDALTLNGNTSTFADYYAQIIGTVGTRSREATTARDNASLVLEQIEFSRQSVQGVSLDEEMADLIKSQHAYAAAARVVSAVDRSLDTLINDMGVGL; encoded by the coding sequence ATGTCCGGCATCTTTCAGGGATTGGAACTGGCCAAGCGGGCCCTGTTGTCGCAGCAGTACGCGCTGACGACCACCGGCCACAATATTGCCAACGCCGACACGCCGGGCTACAGCCGCCAGCGCGTCAACCTCGTGGCCACCGACCCGTTTGCCTCCACGGTCGGCCGCGTCGGGACCGGCGTCCGCGTCGCCTCCGTACGCCATCTGCGGGATCTATTCTTGACCGGGCAATACCGGCAGGGAAGCGATCAATTGGGCCGGTGGAGTACGTTGCAAAGCGCTCTCTCTGAAGTCGAGAACATCATGCGCGAGCCCTCCGATCAGGGACTGAATGCCTCATTGAGCAGCTTCTTCAACGCCTGGCAGACACTGTCGCAGAATCCGGAGTCCTCCGCCGCGCGTGCCTCCGTCCGCGAACAGGCCAGCACACTGGTCAATGCCTTTCATCAGGTGTCGAATCGCCTGACCGACCTGCAACAGTCGCTCGACGACAGCGTGGCAACGCACGTCGCGGCGATCAATGAAGCCGCGGCTGGGCTGGCGCAGCTCAACCGGGAGATCCAACGGACCGAGCTGGGAGGCCAGACCGCCAATGACCTGCGTGATCGGCGCGACCAGATGATCGACGAATTGAGCCGCCAGGCCGACGTTCGCGTCATCGAGCAGAGCAACGGCATTACGCGCGTCTTCCTCGGCACGATGGAAATTGTCAGCCAGGACTCCAGCCGTGCGCTCGGGACCAGGACGGTCGGCACCGGGACCTCCACGCGCACGCAGGTCGTCTGGGCCGGGTCGTCGATCGAGGTCACCGTGTCCGGCGGTGAATTGGCCGGCGTGATCGCCGCGCGTGATCAAGCCATTCCGGAGTATCAAAACATGCTGGACCAACTGGCCGGAGCCATCGTCGGCCGGGTCAACGCACTCCACGCCGCCGGGTATGGTCTCGACGGATCGACCGGGAACAACTTCTTTGATCCCACCGCCACGACCGCGGCACGGATCGCGCTGTCCGGTGGGATTGCCGGGGATTTGAATCGGATCGCAGCGTCACAATCGGGCGAAGTGGGAGACAACGCCAATGCCCTGGCGATCGCCGGTCTGCAGGACGCCCTCACGCTCAACGGCAACACGTCCACGTTCGCCGACTACTATGCCCAGATCATCGGCACCGTGGGAACCCGATCACGCGAAGCCACAACCGCCAGGGACAACGCCAGTCTCGTTCTCGAACAGATCGAATTCTCCCGCCAGTCCGTCCAGGGGGTCTCGCTGGATGAGGAAATGGCCGACCTCATCAAGTCGCAGCACGCGTATGCGGCCGCGGCGCGCGTGGTCTCAGCGGTGGATCGCTCCCTCGACACCTTGATCAACGACATGGGCGTCGGACTCTGA
- a CDS encoding tetratricopeptide repeat protein produces MAKKSQRRSRLVRKWDGRPVMHTAGSGPKTPSLRALRSRLKADPDNLAARLELAERLLNRGKPAEVVPLLDGHVGDVREEPDTIEHRRAVRTLGVALVGLERFDDARRLIEPLANDTPEALDYHYIMAYVCHRLGSDALCERHARVFLAHCDGDSDDPKVVIFRSTMGLRHEILNYLALSLENTGRFNEALAAYEEAIEADRSYEPAWINLVRLLVKLNRSADAQAVLVHARRACPRSQVLVQLGVPAQPENTAPKISLCMIVKNEEEHLPRCLASVQGLADQMVVVDTGSTDRTVEIAQSFGAQVYHHAWEGDFSKARNISMGYADGEWIFILDADEEVEAADIALLREVSRQTDFNVVSVSVYNYSREKGMYTSFLPSIRMFRRHLGAYYEGIVHNQLRFHTAEPTLRVSARLYHYGYGLSPEAMARKVARSRELLEKQLAENPNHAFAHFNLAQLLRGDPNEDSPGRMDRVIEHASRAVALTSPDDVKQRHIHLMALHQLLTAHFTKGEYEQAAACAHRALQHKPGYLDALIGLGHIHSLDGRRDLARRYFLEYLDEQARYNEHAETDHVIILHLHSRHNAYYGLGLVAEMEGKPDEAMAWFEKCVAERDDYIDSHFRLAQALSRTGDKERACQELERGLSVHGENLDMRIVLADLLTELNRKEAPRVVLEEGLRHHPGHVELQWRLARVELQSGRPEAAWELLGVIPESTQTSGSGDLSRLRGDVLYALGRWDEAVSIYETCLAGADGDSDLLNNLGNCHFQLGDFARAESLYRRLIDGREAAPFVYRNLAVALAQQQKCEDAIFTLDAYREMVPEDYDVHGMLGDLYFTCRNYPRAIDHYECSIEHEPDRPDTLTRLGDCYLHSGILASALMGYEAALKVDAEYQPAWERLRAIREQLVDQSTVRAKGRESLTPPKDDVPKEQPLVACTGEER; encoded by the coding sequence ATGGCAAAGAAATCGCAACGACGCTCGCGACTGGTCCGAAAATGGGACGGCCGCCCCGTGATGCACACGGCCGGTTCCGGTCCCAAGACGCCGTCACTTCGCGCGCTCCGTTCCAGACTGAAAGCCGATCCCGACAATCTGGCCGCGCGCTTGGAGCTGGCAGAGCGTCTCTTGAACAGAGGTAAACCGGCAGAAGTCGTCCCGCTGCTGGATGGGCATGTCGGTGACGTCAGGGAGGAACCGGACACGATCGAGCACCGGCGGGCCGTGCGCACACTCGGGGTCGCCTTGGTAGGACTGGAGCGGTTTGACGACGCCCGTCGTCTGATCGAGCCGCTCGCGAACGACACGCCGGAGGCTCTGGACTACCATTATATCATGGCCTACGTCTGCCATCGGCTCGGATCTGATGCCTTGTGTGAACGCCACGCGCGTGTCTTCCTGGCGCACTGCGATGGCGACAGTGATGATCCCAAGGTCGTCATCTTCCGGAGTACCATGGGACTACGTCACGAGATCCTCAACTACCTGGCGCTATCACTGGAGAATACCGGACGATTCAACGAGGCGCTGGCGGCCTATGAAGAGGCGATCGAGGCCGACAGGTCATACGAGCCGGCCTGGATCAACCTGGTGCGACTCTTGGTGAAGCTCAACCGCTCCGCCGATGCGCAGGCGGTATTGGTGCATGCGCGTCGGGCCTGCCCACGATCACAGGTATTGGTACAGTTGGGTGTGCCGGCTCAGCCGGAGAACACCGCCCCGAAGATTTCCCTGTGCATGATCGTCAAGAATGAGGAGGAACATCTGCCGCGGTGCCTGGCGAGCGTCCAGGGCCTCGCCGACCAGATGGTCGTCGTCGACACCGGTTCCACCGACCGCACAGTGGAGATCGCCCAATCGTTCGGCGCGCAAGTCTACCATCACGCCTGGGAGGGTGACTTTTCCAAGGCGAGGAATATCTCGATGGGGTATGCCGACGGCGAGTGGATCTTCATTCTCGACGCGGATGAAGAGGTGGAAGCGGCCGATATTGCCCTCCTGAGGGAGGTAAGCCGTCAGACCGACTTCAACGTCGTCTCCGTCTCCGTCTACAATTACTCCCGCGAGAAGGGGATGTACACCTCATTCCTCCCCTCTATCCGGATGTTCCGCCGGCATCTGGGGGCGTACTACGAGGGCATCGTCCATAACCAATTGCGGTTTCATACCGCCGAGCCGACACTGCGCGTATCCGCCCGGCTCTACCACTATGGCTATGGACTTTCGCCGGAGGCGATGGCGCGGAAAGTCGCCCGCAGCCGTGAACTGCTCGAAAAGCAACTGGCGGAGAATCCCAATCACGCCTTCGCGCATTTCAATCTCGCCCAGTTGTTGCGCGGAGATCCGAACGAGGACTCACCGGGGAGAATGGACCGGGTCATCGAACACGCGTCCCGCGCCGTCGCGTTGACGTCTCCGGACGATGTCAAGCAGCGACATATCCATCTGATGGCGCTGCATCAACTGCTGACGGCCCACTTCACCAAGGGGGAGTATGAGCAGGCGGCGGCGTGCGCCCACCGGGCCTTGCAGCACAAGCCGGGGTATCTCGACGCCCTGATTGGTCTGGGGCACATTCATTCACTGGACGGGCGCCGCGATCTGGCGCGCCGGTATTTCCTGGAATATCTCGATGAGCAGGCGCGGTACAATGAGCACGCCGAGACCGACCATGTGATCATCCTGCACCTGCACAGCCGTCACAACGCGTACTATGGCCTCGGTCTGGTCGCGGAAATGGAAGGGAAGCCCGACGAGGCCATGGCGTGGTTCGAGAAATGCGTCGCCGAACGTGACGACTACATCGACAGCCATTTCCGACTTGCCCAAGCACTGTCGCGCACCGGCGACAAGGAGCGTGCCTGTCAGGAGCTGGAGCGGGGGTTGTCTGTCCATGGTGAGAATCTGGACATGCGCATCGTGCTGGCTGACCTGTTGACTGAGTTGAATCGGAAAGAGGCACCGCGCGTCGTTTTGGAAGAGGGACTGCGACACCATCCCGGACACGTCGAACTGCAGTGGCGGCTGGCGCGCGTGGAGCTTCAGTCCGGCCGTCCCGAAGCTGCCTGGGAACTCCTCGGCGTGATCCCGGAATCGACGCAGACCTCAGGCTCAGGGGATCTGTCGCGGCTCCGTGGCGATGTCCTCTATGCGTTAGGCCGATGGGACGAGGCTGTGAGTATCTATGAGACATGTCTGGCAGGAGCGGATGGTGATTCGGATCTATTGAACAACCTCGGCAACTGCCACTTTCAACTGGGCGACTTCGCGCGCGCCGAATCTCTCTACCGCCGCCTGATCGACGGCCGGGAGGCGGCGCCATTCGTGTATCGGAACCTGGCCGTGGCTCTGGCGCAACAACAGAAATGTGAGGATGCCATCTTCACGCTGGATGCTTACCGCGAGATGGTTCCGGAAGACTACGATGTCCACGGCATGCTGGGTGACCTCTACTTCACCTGCCGGAACTACCCCCGTGCCATCGACCATTATGAATGCTCGATCGAGCATGAGCCGGACCGCCCCGACACACTGACGCGCTTGGGTGATTGCTATCTTCACAGCGGCATCCTGGCCTCGGCGCTGATGGGATACGAAGCCGCCCTGAAGGTCGACGCCGAATACCAACCGGCCTGGGAACGGCTCCGGGCGATCCGCGAGCAGCTTGTTGACCAATCCACAGTCCGCGCCAAAGGTCGGGAGAGTCTTACACCACCAAAGGATGACGTACCCAAGGAGCAACCGCTGGTCGCATGCACCGGAGAAGAACGATGA
- a CDS encoding flagellar assembly protein FliW: protein MSAETTTLTTPRLGEITVSPDAVVEFPRGLLGFEAYTHYALITSEECEPFAYLQSLDDPKLLFIVINPRALVPHYRIEVDPREIVELEVSDVRHLAVWAIVTVPEDMTRMSVNLQGPLLISRDTKRGKQLVLVHSTYTTCHYIMDELQKRGAKVCVAEGETVTV, encoded by the coding sequence ATGTCTGCTGAAACGACAACTCTGACGACGCCGCGGTTGGGGGAGATCACGGTGTCTCCCGACGCGGTGGTCGAGTTCCCACGCGGGCTTTTGGGCTTCGAGGCCTATACCCACTATGCGCTCATCACCTCGGAGGAGTGTGAGCCCTTCGCCTACCTCCAGTCGCTGGATGATCCCAAGCTCCTCTTCATCGTCATCAATCCGCGGGCGCTGGTGCCCCACTACCGCATCGAGGTCGATCCGCGTGAAATCGTCGAGCTCGAGGTATCGGATGTACGGCATCTCGCGGTCTGGGCCATTGTCACTGTGCCCGAGGACATGACGCGCATGTCGGTCAACCTGCAGGGCCCGCTTTTGATCAGTCGCGACACGAAGCGCGGCAAGCAGTTGGTCCTGGTGCACAGCACCTACACGACCTGCCACTATATCATGGATGAATTGCAGAAACGCGGCGCCAAGGTGTGTGTCGCCGAAGGGGAAACCGTGACCGTTTAG
- the flgL gene encoding flagellar hook-associated protein FlgL, which produces MRVTEQMMVSRSTSNLASAATRLLRLQTQMSSGRRIATPSDDPSGVTRALSFRTTRDALQQFKSNVSYSNSQLATVEQALSSAGTLLVRARELAVTLANDDYDATARRAAAQEAQSILDQLLQLANSQRDGRYLFSGFRTRSQALVASGNGVVYQGDNGTIYAQIESASQMAINLIGSELFLSQQQVLGEGFDLKRGVAAAVPLADLHLGAGVDLTPGTIVFTDENSGAAVTVDLSAATTVGDAITAINTQLVAGGISGVTVSVSSSGRGLSVAAADNGIVGSTTQLANLHGTAGVDLVPGIFHIGTEDGSIDVAIDLTGVQTIGDVITAFNTQMAAAAVSQGNPALANVTMAVNAGQTGLVITDANATPLGLTVTDSAEQSTASDLGIVGFVNAQLVGTDLDPARVVTIAEGGVGQTTAADLGILGTLTRAREGDALDPRLTLTTPVSELNFGQGVNLGQLRIAQGADAVVVDLSTAATVNDIVQRLNLSGVSVTAAINSSGRGIRITPTVADRSLIVSDFGGGQTATALGIAGSPDLMGSMMLLVQALENDDRAAVGTLLGNLEKVSDHMLSARADVGAKIRRLDTTSDRLDDVNLLVTKLLSEVEDADILKVTTDLATQQSVYQAALNAVSRVLMPSLADFMQ; this is translated from the coding sequence ATGCGCGTCACCGAACAGATGATGGTGTCCCGCTCGACGTCAAACCTGGCGTCGGCGGCCACACGACTCCTCCGACTCCAGACACAAATGTCCTCCGGGCGCCGCATCGCCACGCCCTCGGATGATCCCTCCGGCGTTACGCGTGCGCTCTCGTTCCGCACGACGCGCGATGCCCTGCAGCAGTTCAAGTCCAATGTATCCTACAGCAACTCGCAATTGGCGACAGTAGAACAGGCACTGTCCTCCGCCGGCACCCTGTTGGTCCGTGCCCGCGAACTCGCGGTCACTCTGGCCAACGACGACTACGACGCGACGGCGCGTCGGGCGGCGGCACAGGAAGCACAGTCGATTCTCGATCAGTTGCTCCAACTGGCCAATTCGCAAAGGGACGGTCGTTACTTGTTCTCCGGATTTCGCACCCGCTCGCAGGCGTTGGTGGCCAGCGGCAATGGCGTCGTGTATCAAGGGGACAATGGCACGATCTACGCCCAGATCGAATCGGCATCGCAAATGGCGATCAACCTGATTGGATCCGAACTCTTCCTGTCACAGCAGCAAGTCCTCGGTGAGGGTTTCGATTTGAAACGCGGCGTCGCCGCAGCCGTGCCGTTGGCCGACCTCCATCTGGGCGCGGGTGTCGATCTGACGCCGGGTACGATCGTGTTTACCGATGAGAACTCGGGTGCGGCTGTGACGGTTGACCTTTCAGCCGCGACGACGGTCGGGGATGCGATCACGGCAATCAACACGCAACTCGTCGCGGGTGGAATCTCGGGGGTGACGGTCTCTGTCAGCAGCTCCGGCAGAGGTCTGAGTGTCGCGGCGGCTGACAACGGAATCGTGGGAAGCACCACGCAACTGGCAAACCTCCACGGCACCGCCGGGGTCGATCTTGTACCCGGCATCTTCCACATTGGGACGGAGGACGGATCCATCGACGTGGCCATTGACCTCACCGGTGTGCAGACGATCGGCGATGTCATCACGGCGTTCAACACGCAGATGGCCGCGGCGGCCGTCTCCCAAGGGAACCCCGCGCTGGCAAACGTCACCATGGCCGTCAACGCCGGTCAAACCGGGCTTGTGATCACCGATGCCAATGCGACGCCGTTGGGTCTCACGGTGACCGATTCGGCGGAGCAATCGACGGCGTCGGATCTTGGAATTGTTGGCTTCGTCAATGCACAGTTGGTCGGCACAGACCTCGATCCGGCCCGGGTCGTCACCATCGCGGAAGGGGGCGTCGGTCAGACCACCGCAGCCGACCTCGGGATCCTCGGTACGTTGACCCGCGCTCGGGAAGGCGACGCGCTCGATCCCCGCCTCACGTTGACAACGCCGGTCAGCGAGTTGAATTTCGGGCAAGGCGTCAATCTGGGACAACTCCGGATCGCGCAGGGCGCCGACGCTGTTGTGGTGGATCTCTCCACGGCCGCTACGGTCAACGACATCGTGCAACGGCTGAATCTCTCCGGGGTGTCGGTCACGGCCGCGATCAATTCCTCCGGGCGTGGGATCCGCATCACGCCGACCGTCGCCGATCGTTCCCTGATCGTCTCCGACTTCGGGGGCGGACAGACGGCCACGGCGTTGGGGATCGCCGGCTCCCCCGATCTAATGGGAAGCATGATGTTGCTGGTGCAGGCGCTTGAGAACGACGATCGCGCCGCTGTCGGCACGCTCCTCGGCAATCTGGAGAAGGTATCGGATCACATGCTGTCGGCGCGTGCGGATGTCGGCGCCAAGATTCGTCGTCTCGATACCACCAGCGACCGCCTCGATGATGTCAACCTGCTGGTGACGAAGCTATTGTCCGAAGTCGAGGATGCCGATATCCTCAAAGTGACAACGGATTTGGCGACCCAGCAGAGCGTCTATCAGGCCGCCTTGAACGCCGTATCGCGCGTCCTGATGCCGTCGCTGGCGGACTTCATGCAGTGA
- a CDS encoding glycosyltransferase codes for MTATASPVSKRPALSRAQIADIRVRCQRNPADAAVHNDAVSVFLEAGLNSEALPLLRRLVDLIPTDTERVRQLAAILSESGDDRGALDAYRRIADLFPEADDAQLDLLIAACRVGDAPLGRTACERRLRLNPDNYEALNDLAVLEAAAGNPVAAAAAYDRCLSLNPEYEKGRDNALKFYWDTGQIDTGVALIARLRDTLGDHPDLTSWQQRFEAARARVLPGESVSLSAHDVEPLPVSQVSGRRIMFVTAADTFLRPIVQHLGRRNDVRVEAPRSSPQLAEAMRWADLVWFEWCDAHVVDASHQPKTCPIVCRLHSYEAFTDIPGKVNWRNVDRLILVNNSVGEILDRRWAIPTQRTIIHNGIDPERFPFVPPSARTPGSRRVASVGYINYKKNPSLLLQTLKTLHSWDPGFRLDVAGTHQDPRIEVYMDHLLPRLGVPVEFHGWVADMPAFYAGMNYVLSTSLFESFHYSIAEGMLSGCLPLIHSWKGADEIYPRECIFDTPDEALRIIQRYDTGDADRIAAGYRRYVSDRYNWHDRLQEIDAVLRDVLTDAKERTGDRVSLS; via the coding sequence ATGACGGCCACCGCCAGCCCCGTCAGCAAGCGTCCCGCTCTATCGCGCGCGCAGATTGCCGATATCCGCGTGCGCTGCCAGCGCAACCCGGCCGACGCCGCGGTTCACAACGATGCGGTCAGTGTATTCCTCGAAGCGGGTCTAAACTCGGAGGCGCTCCCGCTGCTGCGGCGGTTGGTCGATCTGATCCCAACGGACACCGAGCGTGTCCGGCAACTCGCCGCCATCTTGTCTGAGTCAGGGGACGACCGGGGCGCGCTGGACGCGTATCGTCGCATCGCCGACCTCTTCCCCGAGGCCGACGACGCGCAACTCGACCTGTTGATCGCCGCCTGCCGCGTCGGCGACGCTCCCCTCGGTCGCACCGCCTGCGAACGTCGCCTGCGATTGAATCCCGACAACTACGAGGCGCTCAATGACCTCGCGGTTCTGGAGGCGGCCGCAGGAAATCCTGTCGCCGCGGCGGCGGCCTACGATCGATGCCTGTCACTGAATCCCGAGTATGAAAAGGGACGTGACAACGCCCTGAAGTTCTACTGGGATACCGGCCAGATTGACACGGGCGTCGCCTTGATCGCGCGACTGCGTGACACGCTTGGCGATCACCCGGACCTCACGTCCTGGCAGCAGCGCTTCGAGGCAGCGCGTGCCAGGGTCTTGCCCGGCGAATCGGTATCGTTGTCCGCGCATGATGTCGAGCCGCTTCCTGTCTCGCAGGTCAGCGGGCGCCGGATCATGTTCGTGACGGCTGCGGACACGTTCCTGCGCCCGATCGTACAACATCTGGGGAGACGCAACGATGTCCGTGTGGAAGCGCCTCGTTCCTCACCGCAGTTGGCGGAAGCGATGCGCTGGGCCGACCTCGTGTGGTTCGAGTGGTGCGACGCCCATGTGGTTGATGCCAGCCACCAACCCAAGACCTGCCCGATTGTCTGTCGTTTGCATTCCTATGAAGCGTTCACGGACATCCCGGGAAAGGTCAACTGGCGCAATGTCGATCGCCTGATCCTGGTGAACAACTCCGTCGGGGAGATTCTCGACCGTCGTTGGGCAATCCCGACACAGCGTACCATCATACACAACGGTATCGACCCGGAGCGCTTTCCCTTCGTGCCGCCAAGTGCCAGAACGCCCGGGTCGCGTCGTGTTGCCTCGGTCGGATACATCAACTACAAGAAGAATCCATCACTGCTATTACAGACGCTCAAGACCCTGCACTCGTGGGACCCCGGCTTTCGTCTTGATGTGGCCGGAACTCATCAAGATCCCCGGATTGAAGTGTACATGGACCACCTGCTGCCGCGCCTGGGAGTCCCGGTCGAGTTCCATGGTTGGGTGGCCGACATGCCGGCGTTCTATGCGGGCATGAACTATGTCCTCTCCACTTCGCTGTTCGAGTCATTCCACTATTCCATCGCCGAGGGAATGCTGAGCGGGTGCCTGCCCCTGATCCACAGTTGGAAGGGGGCCGACGAGATCTATCCCCGTGAGTGCATCTTCGACACACCGGATGAGGCGCTTCGGATCATCCAGCGCTACGATACCGGTGATGCCGACCGCATCGCGGCGGGATATCGCCGGTACGTTTCCGACCGCTACAATTGGCATGATCGCTTACAAGAGATCGATGCCGTGCTGCGCGATGTCCTGACGGACGCAAAGGAACGCACGGGGGATCGCGTGTCTTTGTCCTGA
- a CDS encoding flagellar protein FlgN, producing the protein MDDLIDQLISVVAEEAEQCERLLTLLRQQQRYLVEGNVAGLDANVRDQEEAITRSRALGMERGRLLETLGQDPNLRGQRLDISRLIASLSNDYGRRLETLRGSMKRSIELMTKTREQNAMLIQRSLSTIGETMRLLAAAHGAPEYAGGPVSGKAATVPVAVDRMV; encoded by the coding sequence GTGGACGACCTCATCGATCAACTGATCTCCGTGGTGGCCGAGGAGGCCGAGCAGTGCGAGCGTCTCTTGACGCTCCTGCGGCAACAACAGCGGTACCTGGTGGAGGGAAATGTCGCCGGCCTGGACGCCAACGTGCGCGACCAGGAGGAAGCGATCACGCGTTCCCGTGCTTTGGGGATGGAACGTGGGCGTCTGCTGGAAACGCTCGGTCAGGATCCGAACCTTCGCGGTCAGCGGCTCGACATATCGCGTCTGATCGCATCCCTGTCGAATGACTATGGCCGCCGCCTGGAAACCCTGCGCGGTTCCATGAAACGATCGATTGAGTTGATGACGAAGACGAGAGAGCAGAACGCCATGCTGATCCAGCGGTCGTTGTCTACGATCGGCGAGACGATGCGTCTGTTGGCCGCCGCGCATGGCGCCCCGGAATACGCGGGAGGACCGGTTTCAGGCAAGGCGGCAACTGTTCCCGTGGCGGTCGACCGCATGGTGTGA